CCACTTTCAGGCTCTATCAAACGTCGAACAGGATTTGTTGCACAGGATGATGTTCTATATCCACATCTCAATGTCTTTGAAACTCTTCTATTTACTGCACTGCTGAGGCTACCCAAAAGCCTGACCAGAGAAGAGAAAGTAGAGCATGTCGAGCATGTTATAGCAGAACTTGGGTTAACTAAGTGTCAGAATAGCATGATTGGAGGGCCACTTTTTAGAGGAATATCAGGTGGAGAGAAGAAGAGGGTGAGCATAGGTCAAGAAATGTTGATTAACCCGAGTTTATTATTGCTAGATGAGCCAACTTCAGGGCTTGATTCAACTGCAGCTCACCGCATAATCAAGACACTCAAAGCGTTAGCTAGTGGAGGTCGAACTGTCATAACCACTATTCATCAGCCCTCTAGCCGTCTTTACTACATGTTCGACAAGCTAGTTTTGCTCTCTGAAGGAACTCCGATTTACTATGGCCTCGCATCGGTTGCCTTGGAGTATTTCTCTTCCATTGGGTTCTCCACATCCATCACAGTTAATCCTGCTGATCTCTTGCTTGATCTTGCCAACGGTAATTAAGAATTTCAACTTTCTGAAGCATATACTTTATATGAAAATAGTTTTAGCATAAAAGGAGTTAAAAGTTAAAAACATTTGACTTCATATTCCTTTCTCATAACAAGATAGAATGTCACTTAGGCCACTTTCTCATTATTAAAATCATAGTGGGATTAGATGGCCCCACCCTCATAATACTCCACACACATTTTCAATATAAGGATCAGTTCGTAGTTGGGCAGTTCTAAATTTCTAATCTCTTCTAGTAGTGGAGTTTACAGCTGCTAACAGGAAATTTTCTCTAATGTTATCACTGTTGAGAGTAGACAAGTAGACATTTTATTTCATTGTATGATGAAGACATATAAACATCATATGTGCTTCCAGGAATCGGACCTGATCTCCAGCATGATGCTGACAACAGTGACAACCCACAACAAGATCCAAAATCTGTGAAGGAATTTCTTGCAACTGCTTATGACAAGAACATCTCTACAAGGCTGAAAATCGAGCTATGTAGTTCAGAAGTTAGCAGCTACAATAACAAAGAGGCATTTATAAGTAACTATCTCCAATAATCTCCTTCATATTCTGGGAGCTTGTTATATTCTTCTTGCAATCTcattagtaatacaatattcTTGAATGTCACTCAATTCACTCGTGATTGAATACTTATGGCGACAGTCTTCTGATGTAGGAAATCGAGCGAATTCTGAGAAATGGTGCACAACTTGGTGGCATCAATTTAAGATCCTGCTTATACGGGGACTACGAGAGCGAAGATTTGAAGCCTTCAACAAGTTAAGAATCTTCCAAGTCCTGAGCGTGGCAATACTTGGAGGGCTTTTATGGTGGCAGACTCCATCATCTCACATTGATGACCGTGTAAGCATTCCCACAaaaaatcatcatcatatattcTCATATACATACATCATACAAACAGATAGTTTGGACACCAAACTTTGATCAGCACTCCGTAAATTCCATGAACCATAACTTATAAGTCAAGTAAAGGTGCTAAGTATTCATGTAACTAGAATGAAACCATATCAGAATCAGAAATCAAGTTCAGCGCTAATACGCGTATCTTGAAATGTGCAGATCGCCATGCTATTCTTTTTCTCAGTATTTTGGGGCTTCTACCCCCTCTACAACGCTGTTTTCACGTTTCCTC
The genomic region above belongs to Salvia miltiorrhiza cultivar Shanhuang (shh) chromosome 5, IMPLAD_Smil_shh, whole genome shotgun sequence and contains:
- the LOC130987135 gene encoding ABC transporter G family member 14-like — its product is MPLSSVAPKPENDCPELATGPPTTMEACTTAYLAYSMQKSSHSFLQRTLYPITIKFEEVVYKVNYERKGSCGGTSTIKEKTILNGVTGMVNPGELLAMLGPSGSGKTTLLTALGGRLSGSLSGKITYNSQPLSGSIKRRTGFVAQDDVLYPHLNVFETLLFTALLRLPKSLTREEKVEHVEHVIAELGLTKCQNSMIGGPLFRGISGGEKKRVSIGQEMLINPSLLLLDEPTSGLDSTAAHRIIKTLKALASGGRTVITTIHQPSSRLYYMFDKLVLLSEGTPIYYGLASVALEYFSSIGFSTSITVNPADLLLDLANGIGPDLQHDADNSDNPQQDPKSVKEFLATAYDKNISTRLKIELCSSEVSSYNNKEAFIRNRANSEKWCTTWWHQFKILLIRGLRERRFEAFNKLRIFQVLSVAILGGLLWWQTPSSHIDDRIAMLFFFSVFWGFYPLYNAVFTFPQERRMLIKERSSGMYRLSAYFLARTVGDLPMELALPTAFTLIFYWMGGLKPDPSTFILSLLVVLLSVLVAQSLGLAFGAILMDVKQAATLASVTTLVFLIAGGYYVKQIPPFIEWLKYLSFSYYSYKLLLGVHYNEDDYYECSKEVYCRVSDHPAINAVGLSHLWMDISIMVLMLIVYRLLAYIAVHRVH